Proteins co-encoded in one Gemmatimonadales bacterium genomic window:
- a CDS encoding TlpA disulfide reductase family protein produces MRGREGLALLALVFALTASPGLAAQTPGVGDAAPVLSVHDLDGRPVDLGQWIGKEPVFLQFWATWCTSCAALEPAVEAAKAAYGGEVQFIGVNITVGDPRDSVRAWVARHNPPWLVLYDDQGASQRAYDVAETSYVVIIDRAGRIVYTGVGGKQSFGAALRRATAK; encoded by the coding sequence ATGCGGGGCAGGGAAGGGCTGGCCCTCCTGGCCCTGGTGTTCGCGCTGACCGCGAGCCCGGGACTCGCGGCCCAGACCCCCGGGGTCGGCGACGCCGCGCCGGTACTCTCTGTCCACGATCTGGACGGGCGGCCGGTCGACCTCGGCCAGTGGATCGGCAAGGAGCCGGTCTTCCTGCAGTTCTGGGCGACCTGGTGCACCTCGTGCGCTGCGCTGGAGCCGGCGGTCGAGGCCGCCAAGGCGGCCTATGGCGGGGAGGTCCAGTTCATCGGCGTCAACATTACCGTCGGCGACCCCCGCGATTCAGTGCGTGCCTGGGTGGCGCGCCACAACCCGCCGTGGCTGGTTCTCTACGACGACCAGGGGGCAAGCCAGCGTGCCTACGATGTCGCGGAAACGTCCTACGTGGTCATCATCGACCGCGCCGGCCGCATTGTCTATACTGGGGTTGGCGGGAAGCAGTCCTTCGGGGCCGCCCTCCGCCGAGCCACTGCCAAGTAA
- the ispG gene encoding flavodoxin-dependent (E)-4-hydroxy-3-methylbut-2-enyl-diphosphate synthase, translating to MPPTRRQTVTTRIGSVSVGSCHPIVVQSMTNTDTADVVGTVRQVAALARAGSELVRVTVNTEEAARAVPEIVEGLDRIGVAVPVIGDFHYNGHILLTKYPACAAALAKYRINPGNVGGKRRDEHFRAIIEVALRHDRPVRIGVNWGSLDQALLTELMDANHRLAVPREARAVTLDAMVESAVRSAALAEATGMAHDRIILSAKVSAVQDLVDVYRLLAERGDYPLHLGLTEAGLGTKGIVASTAGLAILLQEGIGDTIRVSLTPAPGGDRTEEVQVAQQILQSLDLRSFTPQVTSCPGCGRTTSTFFQSMAQDIERYLRAQMPVWREARPGVESMRVAVMGCVVNGPGESKHADIGISLPGTAEDPRAPVYVDGQLRVTLSGDRIVPEFLALLEEYVEQRYAPAEPVAR from the coding sequence ATGCCTCCCACCCGCCGCCAGACCGTCACGACCCGCATCGGGTCAGTCAGTGTCGGCTCCTGTCACCCCATTGTCGTCCAGTCGATGACCAATACCGACACCGCCGACGTCGTCGGGACGGTGCGGCAAGTGGCCGCCCTCGCCCGGGCGGGCAGCGAGCTGGTGCGGGTGACGGTCAACACCGAGGAGGCGGCGCGCGCGGTCCCGGAGATTGTCGAGGGGCTCGACCGGATCGGTGTCGCCGTGCCGGTCATCGGCGATTTCCATTACAACGGGCACATTCTCCTCACCAAGTACCCTGCCTGCGCTGCCGCGCTTGCCAAGTACCGCATCAACCCGGGCAACGTCGGGGGGAAGCGCCGCGACGAACACTTCCGCGCCATCATCGAGGTCGCCCTCCGGCACGACCGCCCTGTGCGGATCGGGGTCAACTGGGGCTCGCTCGACCAGGCGCTGCTGACGGAATTGATGGATGCCAATCACCGGCTGGCGGTGCCGCGCGAGGCGCGGGCGGTCACGCTCGACGCCATGGTGGAAAGCGCCGTTCGATCGGCGGCGCTCGCCGAGGCGACGGGAATGGCCCACGACCGGATCATCCTCTCCGCCAAGGTGTCGGCGGTGCAGGACCTGGTGGACGTCTACCGACTCCTGGCCGAGCGGGGCGATTACCCGCTGCACCTTGGCCTGACCGAAGCCGGCCTCGGCACCAAGGGGATCGTGGCCAGCACCGCCGGACTCGCCATCCTCCTGCAGGAGGGAATCGGCGACACCATCCGCGTGTCTCTCACCCCCGCCCCTGGCGGCGACCGCACCGAAGAGGTGCAGGTGGCGCAGCAGATCCTCCAGTCGCTCGACCTCCGCAGCTTCACGCCGCAGGTCACCAGCTGCCCGGGATGCGGGCGCACCACCAGCACCTTTTTCCAGTCGATGGCGCAGGACATCGAGCGCTATCTCCGCGCCCAGATGCCGGTCTGGCGCGAGGCGCGCCCCGGCGTCGAGTCGATGCGGGTCGCGGTGATGGGCTGCGTCGTGAACGGGCCGGGCGAGTCCAAGCACGCCGACATCGGGATCTCGCTGCCCGGCACCGCGGAGGACCCGCGGGCGCCGGTGTATGTGGACGGGCAGTTGCGCGTCACCCTCAGCGGCGACCGCATCGTGCCCGAGTTCCTGGCGCTGCTGGAGGAGTACGTCGAGCAGCGGTACGCTCCCGCCGAACCGGTCGCCCGCTAG
- a CDS encoding aldo/keto reductase, producing MIERPLGPGAPRVPPVGFGGMPLSTAGRPDESEGVRVIHAALDAGVRLLDTADVYCLSDEDLGHNERLMARALREWNGPRDEVIVATKGGMTRPQGSWDRNGRPEHLRRACDRSLLALGVDRIDLYQYHVPDPRVPFAESVGMLAELQQAGKIRWIGLSNVSVDQVNAARRHVEVVTVQNRLNPYFREALTEGVVAHCENLGIGFLAYSPVGGGRLNKKLPGHPVVKSIADRRGVSPHAVVLAWVLEQASNVIVIPGGRTVPHVLDSVAAGELRLDPQEMRDLDEAEFDRS from the coding sequence GTGATCGAGCGCCCTCTGGGTCCCGGCGCTCCACGCGTGCCCCCGGTTGGTTTCGGGGGCATGCCGCTTTCTACCGCCGGCCGTCCCGATGAGTCCGAGGGTGTCCGCGTCATCCACGCCGCCCTCGATGCCGGGGTCCGGCTCCTCGATACCGCCGATGTCTACTGTCTCTCCGACGAGGACCTCGGGCACAATGAGCGCCTGATGGCCAGGGCGCTCCGGGAATGGAACGGGCCGCGCGACGAGGTGATCGTGGCCACCAAGGGGGGGATGACGCGCCCGCAGGGCAGTTGGGATCGCAATGGCCGCCCCGAGCACCTCCGGCGCGCCTGCGACCGATCCCTCCTGGCGCTGGGCGTCGACCGGATCGACCTCTACCAGTACCATGTCCCCGACCCGCGGGTCCCGTTCGCGGAAAGCGTGGGAATGCTCGCGGAGCTCCAGCAGGCCGGGAAGATCCGCTGGATCGGGCTGTCGAACGTCTCCGTCGACCAGGTCAACGCCGCGCGGCGTCACGTCGAGGTGGTGACGGTGCAGAACCGCCTGAACCCGTACTTCCGGGAGGCGCTCACGGAGGGCGTGGTGGCGCACTGCGAAAATCTCGGCATCGGCTTTCTCGCCTACAGCCCTGTCGGCGGCGGCCGCCTCAACAAGAAGCTGCCGGGGCACCCGGTGGTGAAGTCGATCGCGGATCGCCGAGGCGTCTCCCCGCATGCGGTGGTGCTGGCCTGGGTGTTGGAGCAGGCGTCCAACGTGATCGTCATTCCCGGGGGCCGGACTGTGCCGCATGTGCTCGACAGTGTGGCCGCCGGGGAGCTGCGGCTTGATCCGCAGGAGATGCGCGACCTCGACGAAGCGGAGTTTGACAGAAGCTGA